From the Triticum urartu cultivar G1812 chromosome 4, Tu2.1, whole genome shotgun sequence genome, the window ACCATGGACAGGGATAAGCAATTCCACTGACATGTACCGGTAATAATCAGAAAATGATGTCACCTTCAATGGCTAGTTAATGAAGAACATTCCAATTAAATAAATGATACAGAAACAATGAAAGCATCAGAAATATATAGTACATCATACAGAAGAGAATAATAGACCATGCTACTGGATGGTTACTACATGGCTTGTACTTCCAGTTATTATTTTTTCTGAGAGTACGCAAATTGTACTTTCAGTTATAGTGGGGGTGGGGGGGAGGGGTATCAAACAAACAATATTCAGCCAAAATATGCATGTGAATAGGAAAGAAATGTGAGAACAGAAAACGGAATTGTTGTAGAGCACCATTTCCATTCCTAATATTTATTTTTCGGCCATAGTTTCATCAGATACAGCAAACAATGTATGGAAAAAAGAGATAAACGGAACATGCTTCCTTTGTCATAGCATCTGCCCACCAAAGAGTGGCAAATTTGGTCGACATATCCCATAATCAAGGTACATAATTAAAAAAAGCTACCTATTTGTACAATGACAGGTTCATCACTGTAAGACTGGGTGTTATCCATATGGGACTTGGCCAGCTGGACCAAAGCGGGGACACAATTTCCTCCCTACTGTCATCTTCAAGGTTGAGAACACCTATGTCCTGGGGATTCGTCTTATACTTCCAATTATGTTGCTCATCATCTGCAAAATAGACACAATTTGCCTTCAGTTGCGGATATTCTTCAGCACTAAGGCATATAGACTGGTTACGCCCCAGAAACAACACGTTATGATGCAAGCTATTTATTTCCACAAGCTCTTGTGCTTCCATATCGACTTTGTGTAACAAGATTTTATTAGTTTTAACTATGAGCTCCTCATAGCCCGCATCTATGAGTTCAGCCTTCCTGCAAACTTGCAGCAGATCACCCCATGGAGCCTGAAGAAGGTAGAATTCGCCCCTGTACTCAGAACTGTGAATGGCAATCTCATCTGCAATTATATTCCTCGTGACGGTAGGACCAGTGAGGTCAAAAGCATCCATTCTTCCGGCTCTTGTGGATGCATACAATAGACCATCCATGTAGATGCATTGATCATAGTCCCAATCCGGCGTCAGCAAGGTCCACTTACAATCTCCTACCCTTGCAAACGAAAGCTGACATCCTGGACCATGGATGAGAACCACAATGTAGCTTCCTGTGGACGGATCCGGAAAGATAAATACCCTGATGTAGACATGGTCACGAAGCTTGTCGGGAGCATGGGGGAACATTTTGGGACCAACCATTTCGGGGTCTAAGTCCGGATCGTAAAGTTGCTGTCGCAATTTATACATAATAATTGTGCCTGCATTGTCAAATATTGGTTGTACATAACCAATGGTGACCACTGACGGGAGAGCAATCTGTTGGCCAGTGACCGGATTGATAAGGTGTAGCTCAGACTTGTCATCCGCGGTAACTAGCCAACCATGCGATGACCCAAGAAGATACCTGCTGCGGATGGGTGGATCAGGGAGAGTTAAATTGTAGACCCTCTTCTCTGCGAGGCTGTAGAGACAAGCTACATTCTCACCAGCAGATTCAGAGGTGTAGAGGAGGCAAGGCGTTTGAGGCCGTTTGTACAGCTTAAGCTGGCTGCAGAGGCTGGTATACGCGGAGCGCCAGGAGGAGCTGACAGAGGCCGCACGCATGAGGTCAGGTATCTCCAGGAGTGAAAATATGTCCATCAATACATCCTGCGGCAGCTCCGGCAAATTTCTCACCACAGTTTCAGT encodes:
- the LOC125551074 gene encoding uncharacterized protein LOC125551074, which codes for MEVCSVARITSFAHFGLKILPKLLALSPGSLGKFRKVSPAMETETVLRKLPELLQDVLIKVSPPMETETVVRNLPELPQDVLMDIFSLLEIPDLMRAASVSSSWRSAYTSLCSQLKLYKRPQTPCLLYTSESAGENVACLYSLAEKRVYNLTLPDPPIRSRYLLGSSHGWLVTADDKSELHLINPVTGQQIALPSVVTIGYVQPIFDNAGTIIMYKLRQQLYDPDLDPEMVGPKMFPHAPDKLRDHVYIRVFIFPDPSTGSYIVVLIHGPGCQLSFARVGDCKWTLLTPDWDYDQCIYMDGLLYASTRAGRMDAFDLTGPTVTRNIIADEIAIHSSEYRGEFYLLQAPWGDLLQVCRKAELIDAGYEELIVKTNKILLHKVDMEAQELVEINSLHHNVLFLGRNQSICLSAEEYPQLKANCVYFADDEQHNWKYKTNPQDIGVLNLEDDSREEIVSPLWSSWPSPIWITPSLTVMNLSLYK